One segment of Clostridium botulinum DNA contains the following:
- the ligA gene encoding NAD-dependent DNA ligase LigA, whose protein sequence is MVDKIERIKELVEILNKYSYDYYVLDNPSVSDKDYDKKYDELKLLEKETGVVLPYSPTLRIGDIVLDGFNKYTHKGKLWSLDKAQSLDEIKDWHNRNIKFVNDMRAQGEDLPDLKYIATKKFDGLTVNLTYNEEGMLEVSATRGNGEIGENVTAQVKTIKSIPLKLQENHDLFEVHGEAIMTQEAFEKYNSSADSPLKNLRNGAAGALRNLNVKETARRDLSAFFYDVGYKEGYQFKTYLEMMDFIKEKGLPVDDYLKVCVSIEDIKNEIDYIEKIRFDLNYDIDGLVIAIDDIRTRELLGYTVKFPKWAIAYKFEAQEATTKLVDVEWNVGRSGRIGPTAILEPVELAGVTVKRATLNNMDDIKRKGVRIGADVFIRRSNDVIPEIMGTLENTLENSEEIFPPTECPACGSHVVLNGAHYFCENTLSCKPQLVKTIVHYASRDAMNIAGFSEKTAEQLFEKLNIKSISDLYKLKKEDLINLEKFGDKKAENLLNAVEGSKECKLYSFIYALGIPNVGVKTAKDIVNKFKSIDGLKNATFEELVSVQDVGDIVAQDIIEFFKEEKVISTIDELLSLGVNPIFDEVKIVESIFKDKTVVATGTLQNYSRTEIKTKLESLGAKVSGSVSKKTDYVIAGESAGSKLTKAEELGVEVISEEEFEKMLGRES, encoded by the coding sequence ATGGTGGATAAAATAGAAAGAATAAAAGAGCTTGTTGAAATATTAAATAAATATTCATATGATTATTATGTTCTTGATAATCCATCTGTGAGTGATAAGGATTATGATAAAAAATATGATGAACTTAAATTATTAGAGAAGGAAACAGGAGTTGTACTTCCGTACTCACCTACTTTAAGAATAGGCGATATTGTTTTAGATGGATTTAATAAATATACACACAAGGGTAAACTTTGGAGTTTAGATAAAGCTCAAAGTTTAGATGAAATAAAAGACTGGCATAATAGAAATATAAAGTTTGTTAATGATATGAGAGCTCAAGGTGAGGATTTACCTGATTTAAAATATATAGCAACTAAAAAGTTTGATGGGTTAACAGTTAATTTAACTTATAATGAAGAAGGTATGCTTGAAGTTAGTGCAACAAGAGGCAATGGAGAAATAGGTGAGAATGTTACTGCACAAGTAAAAACTATTAAATCTATACCACTAAAACTTCAAGAAAATCATGACTTATTTGAAGTACATGGTGAAGCAATTATGACACAAGAGGCTTTTGAAAAATATAATTCTAGTGCAGATAGTCCATTAAAAAATTTAAGAAATGGTGCAGCTGGAGCATTAAGAAATCTTAATGTAAAGGAGACTGCAAGAAGAGACTTATCAGCATTTTTCTATGATGTTGGATATAAAGAAGGATATCAATTTAAAACTTATTTAGAAATGATGGATTTTATAAAGGAAAAAGGATTACCTGTTGATGATTATTTAAAGGTATGTGTATCTATTGAGGATATAAAGAATGAAATAGATTATATAGAAAAAATAAGATTTGATCTAAATTATGATATTGATGGATTGGTAATTGCTATAGATGATATTAGAACAAGAGAATTATTAGGTTATACAGTTAAATTTCCTAAATGGGCAATAGCTTATAAATTTGAAGCACAAGAGGCTACAACAAAACTTGTAGATGTTGAATGGAATGTTGGAAGAAGTGGAAGAATAGGACCAACAGCAATATTAGAACCTGTGGAATTAGCAGGAGTAACTGTTAAAAGAGCAACCCTTAATAATATGGATGATATAAAAAGAAAAGGGGTAAGGATTGGTGCTGATGTATTTATTAGAAGGTCTAATGATGTTATACCAGAAATAATGGGAACACTAGAAAATACATTGGAAAATTCTGAAGAAATATTTCCACCAACTGAATGTCCGGCATGTGGTAGTCATGTAGTTTTAAATGGAGCACATTATTTTTGTGAAAACACACTTTCTTGTAAGCCACAATTGGTTAAAACCATAGTTCATTATGCTTCAAGGGATGCTATGAATATAGCAGGATTTTCAGAAAAAACAGCAGAACAATTATTTGAAAAGTTAAATATTAAATCTATATCAGACTTATATAAATTAAAAAAAGAAGATTTAATAAACTTGGAAAAATTCGGAGACAAGAAAGCTGAAAATTTATTAAATGCAGTTGAAGGTAGCAAAGAATGTAAATTATATTCATTTATATATGCCTTAGGTATTCCTAATGTAGGAGTAAAGACAGCTAAGGATATTGTAAATAAGTTTAAATCAATAGATGGGTTGAAAAATGCTACATTTGAAGAATTAGTATCAGTTCAAGATGTTGGTGATATAGTTGCTCAAGATATAATTGAATTCTTTAAAGAAGAAAAAGTAATAAGTACTATTGATGAATTATTAAGTTTAGGAGTAAATCCTATATTCGATGAAGTTAAAATAGTAGAAAGCATTTTTAAAGATAAAACTGTAGTTGCTACTGGTACATTACAAAATTATTCTAGAACTGAAATAAAAACTAAGCTAGAGAGTTTAGGTGCTAAAGTTTCAGGTAGTGTAAGTAAAAAAACAGACTATGTAATAGCTGGAGAATCAGCAGGATCAAAATTAACTAAAGCAGAAGAACTTGGAGTTGAAGTTATTTCTGAAGAAGAATTTGAAAAAATGTTGGGACGTGAAAGTTAA
- a CDS encoding pseudouridine synthase, which produces MERLDKIISNLGYGSRKEAKLLAKKGLIEVDGKIIKDSSVNIDPEKSIVKINGEEIFYRKYIYLMMNKPTGVISATHDSKDETVIDLLELDHQIFDPFPVGRLDKDTVGLLLLTNDGDFNHRMISPKWHVDKVYYAKIDKEVNEKDQEAFKKGVVLDDGYKCLEAKLDIISASPEGSEVRITIQEGKYHQVKRMFEARDKKVVYLKREEFGGLILDETLEEGEYRELSDEELAILNKN; this is translated from the coding sequence ATGGAGAGATTGGATAAAATAATTTCTAATTTAGGATATGGAAGTAGAAAAGAAGCTAAATTGTTAGCAAAAAAAGGGTTAATTGAAGTTGATGGAAAGATAATTAAAGATAGTAGTGTAAATATAGATCCTGAAAAATCTATAGTTAAGATAAATGGAGAAGAGATATTTTATCGTAAATACATATATTTAATGATGAATAAACCAACAGGAGTAATATCAGCAACTCATGATTCAAAAGATGAAACTGTTATTGATTTATTAGAATTAGATCATCAAATTTTTGACCCATTTCCAGTAGGGAGATTAGATAAAGATACTGTTGGACTACTATTATTAACTAATGATGGGGATTTTAATCATAGAATGATATCACCTAAATGGCATGTTGATAAAGTTTATTATGCTAAGATAGATAAAGAAGTAAATGAAAAAGATCAAGAAGCATTTAAAAAGGGTGTAGTATTAGATGATGGATATAAATGCTTGGAAGCTAAATTAGATATTATATCTGCGTCACCGGAAGGCTCAGAAGTTAGAATTACTATACAAGAAGGAAAATATCATCAAGTGAAAAGAATGTTTGAAGCACGTGATAAAAAGGTAGTATATCTAAAAAGAGAAGAATTTGGTGGTTTAATACTAGATGAAACTTTAGAAGAAGGCGAATATAGAGAATTATCAGATGAAGAATTGGCTATTTTAAATAAAAATTAA
- a CDS encoding lytic transglycosylase domain-containing protein — MSIDNLNSFSNELMALTAISNSGSTSNDKNNSGSNGLEFALVMQALADKSNESTNESNKDSNALEAMKSLENTNTTPGQRLDYMKMVLNENLTSKINGSSTISTVNLDTDDESKKRIYKAVEDASRKYGVDSNLILGIIKQESDFNPNVVSSAGAMGLMQLMPENCKEDGVSDPFNIEQNINGGVKQLKGYIDRYNGNVEMALIAYNAGPGTMQKRGVTSVEHLYKMPKETQNYIPKVMGYYKGGI; from the coding sequence ATGAGTATAGACAATTTAAATTCATTTTCAAATGAATTAATGGCATTAACAGCAATTAGTAATAGTGGTAGCACTAGTAATGATAAAAATAATAGTGGATCAAATGGATTAGAATTTGCTTTAGTTATGCAAGCTTTAGCGGATAAATCTAATGAATCAACAAATGAGTCAAATAAAGATTCAAATGCATTAGAAGCAATGAAATCGTTAGAAAATACAAATACAACACCTGGGCAAAGATTAGATTATATGAAAATGGTTTTAAATGAAAATTTAACTTCTAAAATAAATGGTTCTAGTACTATATCAACTGTCAATTTGGATACTGATGATGAAAGTAAAAAGAGAATATATAAGGCAGTAGAAGACGCATCAAGAAAATATGGTGTAGATTCTAATTTGATTTTAGGTATAATAAAGCAGGAATCAGATTTTAATCCTAATGTGGTTTCTAGTGCAGGTGCAATGGGACTTATGCAGCTTATGCCTGAAAATTGTAAAGAAGATGGAGTAAGTGATCCTTTTAATATAGAACAAAATATTAATGGTGGAGTTAAACAGTTAAAGGGATATATTGATAGATATAATGGAAATGTAGAAATGGCTCTTATTGCGTATAATGCGGGGCCAGGAACAATGCAAAAAAGGGGCGTTACCTCTGTTGAACATTTATATAAAATGCCTAAAGAAACTCAAAATTATATTCCAAAAGTAATGGGGTATTATAAAGGTGGAATTTAG
- the gatA gene encoding Asp-tRNA(Asn)/Glu-tRNA(Gln) amidotransferase subunit GatA, with translation MDFTNYKAHELKDLISKKEVSVEEVTKAHLENVKNIDAKVNAFLYIAEEEALNDAKALDEKLSKGEDIGLLGGAPLGIKDNISVKNMQNTCASKILEGYISPYDATVSESVKSQGGVILGKLNMDEFAMGSSTENSAYKITRNPWDLDRVPGGSSGGSAAAVASKEVPLALGTDTGGSVRQPASFCGIVGLKPTYGRVSRSGVVAYGSTLDQVGTLGRDVKDCALLTQVISGVDHRDFTTANINVPNYENSLSENIKGKKIALPKEFFKDGLDPKVQKSIYDALEVFKANGAEITEVSLPLADYAISAYYLLACAEASSNLARFDGVRYGHRSESVEDAVDVYFKSRSEAFGKEVKKRIMLGTYALSAGYYDAYYKKALKVRNLIKGEFENIFKDFDAIISPTAPTPAYKIGEKTENALEMYLGDIYTVPVNIAGIPAISLPCGVADGLPVGLQIMGNYFKEDTLFNLAYSYEQSTKWHEMHPNL, from the coding sequence ATGGATTTTACAAATTATAAAGCTCATGAACTAAAGGATTTAATTTCTAAAAAAGAAGTTTCAGTAGAAGAAGTTACTAAAGCTCATTTAGAAAATGTAAAGAATATAGATGCAAAAGTGAATGCTTTTTTATATATTGCAGAAGAAGAAGCATTAAATGATGCTAAAGCATTAGATGAAAAGTTAAGCAAAGGTGAAGATATTGGATTGCTAGGGGGAGCACCTTTAGGAATTAAAGATAATATAAGTGTTAAGAACATGCAAAACACTTGTGCATCTAAAATATTAGAAGGATATATATCACCATATGATGCTACAGTTTCTGAAAGTGTAAAGTCACAAGGTGGAGTTATACTAGGTAAATTAAATATGGATGAATTTGCAATGGGTTCATCAACTGAAAATTCTGCTTATAAGATAACTAGAAATCCTTGGGATTTAGATAGAGTACCGGGTGGATCATCAGGTGGTTCTGCTGCTGCTGTTGCTTCAAAAGAAGTTCCTTTAGCATTAGGAACTGATACTGGTGGATCAGTAAGACAACCAGCATCTTTTTGTGGAATAGTTGGATTAAAGCCTACATATGGAAGAGTTTCAAGAAGTGGAGTTGTAGCTTATGGTTCTACTTTAGATCAAGTTGGTACATTAGGAAGAGATGTTAAAGATTGTGCTTTATTAACTCAAGTAATATCCGGTGTTGATCACAGAGATTTTACTACCGCTAATATAAATGTACCTAATTATGAAAATTCTTTATCGGAAAATATTAAAGGAAAAAAAATAGCATTACCAAAGGAATTTTTCAAAGATGGATTAGACCCTAAGGTTCAAAAGTCTATATATGATGCATTAGAAGTATTCAAAGCTAATGGTGCAGAAATTACAGAAGTATCACTTCCATTAGCAGATTATGCTATATCAGCTTATTATTTATTAGCATGTGCAGAAGCATCATCAAATTTAGCTAGATTTGATGGCGTAAGATATGGACATAGAAGTGAAAGTGTTGAAGATGCAGTTGATGTATACTTTAAATCAAGAAGTGAAGCATTTGGAAAAGAAGTTAAAAAGAGAATAATGCTTGGTACTTATGCATTATCAGCAGGATATTATGATGCATATTATAAGAAAGCATTAAAAGTTAGAAATCTTATAAAAGGTGAATTTGAGAATATATTCAAAGATTTTGATGCTATAATATCACCAACAGCACCAACTCCAGCTTATAAAATTGGAGAAAAAACAGAAAATGCACTAGAAATGTATTTAGGAGATATTTATACTGTTCCTGTAAATATAGCAGGTATTCCAGCAATATCACTTCCATGTGGAGTTGCTGATGGTCTTCCAGTAGGACTTCAAATAATGGGTAACTATTTTAAAGAAGACACATTATTTAATCTTGCATATAGCTATGAGCAATCAACTAAATGGCATGAAATGCATCCAAATCTATAG
- the gatC gene encoding Asp-tRNA(Asn)/Glu-tRNA(Gln) amidotransferase subunit GatC: protein MSVTKKDVEYVAELARLSFNEDEKESLASDLNQILNYVEKLQELDTEKEDIIVNPYYIENKFREDEITPSIKLEEVLENAPKTLEEYVLVPTIIREQ, encoded by the coding sequence ATGTCTGTTACTAAAAAAGACGTTGAATATGTTGCAGAACTTGCAAGATTAAGTTTTAATGAAGATGAAAAAGAAAGTTTAGCATCTGATTTAAATCAAATTTTAAATTATGTTGAAAAACTTCAAGAATTGGATACTGAAAAGGAAGATATAATAGTAAACCCTTATTATATTGAAAACAAATTTAGAGAAGATGAAATTACCCCTTCAATTAAATTAGAAGAGGTTTTAGAAAATGCGCCTAAAACATTAGAAGAATATGTTTTAGTTCCAACAATTATAAGAGAACAATAG
- the pcrA gene encoding DNA helicase PcrA, with amino-acid sequence MELKSLLNKEQYEGAITIDGQLLILAGAGSGKTRVLTYRMAHMIEDMGIAPYNILAITFTNKAAKEMKDRVISLIGSKAENMWISTFHSTCVRILRREIDKIGYTSNFTIYDTSDQKVLIKECMKLLNINDKDISDQEILSKIGKAKDTMQTAQSFMRQNESNFREKKIAEAYEMYQRRLKENNALDFDDLIFKAVELFKSNPEVLDFYQNKFKYIMVDEYQDTNGAQYELIKLLASKYKNICVVGDDDQCIYQWRGADIQNILDFEKDYPNAKVIKLEQNYRSKSNILNAANVVIVNNANRKSKVLRTEQEAGDKIKIYRAFSDSDEGDFVSKQIAEIKSKENKEYKDFAILYRTNAQSRIFEESLRRRGIPYKIVGGTRFYDRKEIKDILAYLKAIVNPRDDVSLKRIINVPKRSIGDATVSKIQEFANSFELDMWDALMEVRTIPTLTPRNANNIEVFTNLMEEFMSLSETAPISILIESILKDTGYLKQLEASKEIEDKSRIENLKELVSDAVDFEKNNEDKSLAAYLEKVSLVQDTDKIEEQEDTIVLMTVHSAKGLEFPVVFMVGMENGIFPGNMSFEKESEMEESRRLCYVGITRAKETLFMTSAEVRRVFGRTVAYSQSDFINEIKPDLKEYVSGNRIGSGNGSNSNVKTQKNDSYNNPHSLRSTIRKEFSKPSNMSVNDNNSEYLNANEITLGRKIQHEKFGIGTIVSVQGSGDDKKLTIAFDKQGVKNLMLSFAKLKAI; translated from the coding sequence ATGGAGTTAAAATCATTGCTTAATAAAGAACAATATGAAGGTGCAATTACCATAGATGGCCAATTGTTAATATTAGCTGGAGCTGGATCAGGAAAGACAAGAGTATTAACATATAGAATGGCACATATGATAGAAGATATGGGTATAGCGCCATATAATATATTAGCTATTACCTTTACTAATAAAGCAGCAAAGGAAATGAAAGATAGAGTTATATCACTAATTGGAAGTAAAGCTGAAAATATGTGGATATCTACTTTCCATTCAACTTGCGTTAGAATTTTAAGAAGAGAAATAGATAAGATTGGTTACACTAGTAACTTTACAATATATGATACATCTGATCAAAAAGTATTAATAAAAGAATGTATGAAACTTTTAAACATTAATGATAAAGATATATCGGATCAAGAGATACTAAGTAAAATTGGAAAAGCAAAAGATACTATGCAAACTGCTCAAAGTTTTATGAGACAAAACGAATCTAATTTTAGAGAAAAGAAGATTGCAGAAGCATATGAAATGTATCAAAGAAGATTAAAAGAAAATAATGCCTTGGATTTTGATGATTTAATATTTAAAGCCGTTGAATTATTTAAATCTAATCCAGAAGTATTAGATTTTTACCAAAATAAATTTAAATACATAATGGTGGATGAATATCAAGATACTAATGGCGCTCAATATGAATTAATTAAGTTATTGGCATCCAAATATAAGAATATATGTGTTGTTGGGGATGATGATCAATGTATATATCAATGGAGAGGGGCAGATATTCAAAATATATTGGATTTTGAAAAAGATTATCCTAATGCTAAAGTAATTAAATTAGAACAAAATTATAGATCTAAAAGCAATATATTAAATGCTGCGAATGTAGTAATTGTTAATAATGCAAATAGAAAAAGCAAAGTGCTTAGAACAGAACAAGAAGCAGGGGATAAGATAAAAATATATAGAGCATTTTCAGATAGTGATGAAGGAGATTTTGTTAGTAAACAAATTGCAGAGATTAAATCTAAAGAAAATAAAGAGTACAAAGATTTTGCTATACTATACAGAACTAATGCTCAGTCACGTATATTTGAAGAAAGTTTAAGAAGACGAGGAATTCCATATAAGATAGTTGGTGGAACAAGATTCTATGATAGAAAAGAAATAAAGGATATTTTAGCCTATCTTAAAGCTATAGTTAATCCAAGAGATGATGTTAGTTTAAAAAGAATAATAAACGTTCCTAAAAGAAGTATAGGTGATGCTACAGTATCAAAAATTCAAGAATTTGCAAATAGCTTCGAATTAGATATGTGGGATGCTTTAATGGAAGTTAGAACGATACCAACATTAACGCCTAGAAATGCTAATAATATAGAAGTTTTTACAAATTTAATGGAAGAATTTATGTCACTTAGTGAAACAGCTCCTATATCTATATTAATTGAGTCAATACTTAAAGATACAGGGTACTTAAAACAATTAGAGGCATCTAAGGAGATAGAAGATAAAAGCAGAATTGAAAACTTAAAAGAACTTGTTTCTGATGCAGTTGACTTTGAAAAAAATAATGAAGATAAATCTTTAGCAGCATATTTAGAAAAAGTATCATTAGTTCAAGATACAGATAAAATTGAAGAACAAGAAGATACAATAGTATTAATGACAGTTCATAGTGCTAAGGGCCTTGAGTTCCCCGTTGTATTTATGGTTGGAATGGAAAATGGTATTTTCCCGGGAAATATGTCGTTTGAAAAAGAATCGGAGATGGAAGAGTCAAGAAGATTATGTTATGTAGGAATAACGAGGGCAAAAGAAACATTGTTTATGACATCTGCTGAAGTTAGAAGAGTATTTGGTAGAACTGTAGCGTACTCTCAATCAGATTTTATAAATGAAATAAAGCCTGATCTTAAGGAATATGTAAGTGGAAATAGAATAGGTTCAGGAAATGGTTCTAATTCTAATGTTAAGACTCAAAAAAATGATTCTTATAATAATCCACATAGCCTAAGAAGTACAATAAGAAAAGAATTTTCTAAGCCATCTAATATGTCTGTTAATGATAACAATTCTGAATATTTAAATGCTAATGAAATTACCTTAGGTAGAAAAATACAGCATGAAAAATTTGGAATTGGTACAATAGTTAGTGTTCAGGGATCTGGAGATGATAAAAAGTTAACTATTGCGTTCGATAAACAAGGAGTTAAAAATTTAATGTTATCATTTGCTAAGTTAAAAGCAATATAA
- a CDS encoding ABC transporter substrate-binding protein, with the protein MKKYLLPISLIFMVGAFLLGFIQIDNVSSDKKGEEVINYGVEDIPENLKTVTNLSKRNEDIICAISKGLVSKDIDNNIVPSLAKEIIKSEDGIEYEFKINDNIYWSDGSKITSDDVIVFFRELLKEDDEENIHALLDVYGAREFKDGKTTFEKGVAIKSKDNSVIIRLNAKNDKFLSELTKPQYRLRKYLIMWENIKKNYNDLVYSGDYKITSFVDDKITLQSNNNDENRRVINLINDSNVELSMASFEIGERDVVINPPQSQLNKLNNDGSLITMPKDTGVYLYINDKNNISLQGRREIYKYISESMEEYSSSNEKSFELAEGSYFRENKEDLTKLQTRKVISNKEEAWSPPKVLTILCRDDSINRELCRVIAKWFDENTDISIKYSLLKDDEFNDEELQKRYDMILINNEANIFDKDKFYKKFVNYMSDDEKEILLSSNCNDDVYINLENKIFEEYKIVPLIFYNENIAYSKKISNIKMDGNGNIDFSSIQ; encoded by the coding sequence TTGAAAAAATACTTGTTACCTATATCCTTAATTTTTATGGTAGGTGCATTTTTATTAGGATTTATTCAGATTGATAATGTTTCATCAGATAAAAAGGGTGAAGAGGTTATTAATTATGGAGTAGAAGATATTCCAGAGAATTTAAAGACTGTTACTAATTTATCTAAGCGAAATGAAGATATAATTTGTGCGATTAGTAAAGGCTTAGTTTCAAAGGATATAGATAATAATATAGTACCTTCCTTAGCTAAAGAAATAATTAAGAGTGAAGATGGAATCGAATATGAATTTAAGATAAATGATAATATATATTGGAGTGATGGAAGCAAAATAACTTCAGATGATGTAATTGTATTTTTTAGAGAATTACTAAAAGAAGATGATGAAGAAAATATACATGCATTATTAGATGTTTATGGAGCCAGAGAATTTAAAGATGGGAAAACTACTTTTGAAAAGGGTGTTGCAATAAAATCTAAAGACAATAGTGTGATAATAAGACTAAATGCTAAAAATGATAAGTTTTTAAGTGAATTAACTAAACCTCAATATAGACTAAGAAAATATTTGATTATGTGGGAAAACATTAAAAAGAATTATAATGATTTGGTTTATAGCGGGGATTACAAAATAACATCATTTGTAGATGATAAAATTACATTACAATCAAATAATAATGATGAAAATAGAAGAGTTATAAATTTAATAAATGATAGTAATGTAGAATTATCTATGGCATCATTTGAAATTGGAGAAAGAGATGTAGTTATAAATCCACCACAAAGCCAATTAAATAAATTAAATAATGATGGAAGTTTAATAACAATGCCTAAAGATACAGGTGTGTATTTATACATAAATGATAAAAATAATATTTCTTTACAAGGTAGAAGAGAAATATATAAGTATATATCAGAATCTATGGAAGAATACTCTTCTTCAAATGAAAAATCATTTGAGTTGGCTGAAGGTAGTTATTTTAGAGAGAATAAAGAAGACTTAACTAAATTACAAACAAGAAAAGTAATAAGTAATAAAGAAGAGGCATGGTCTCCTCCAAAAGTACTTACTATATTATGTAGAGATGATAGTATTAACAGAGAGCTATGTAGGGTTATAGCAAAGTGGTTTGATGAAAACACAGATATATCTATAAAGTATAGTTTATTAAAAGATGATGAATTTAATGATGAGGAATTACAAAAAAGATATGATATGATATTAATTAATAATGAAGCAAATATTTTTGATAAAGATAAGTTTTATAAAAAATTTGTTAATTACATGAGTGATGATGAAAAAGAAATTTTATTATCTAGTAATTGTAATGATGATGTATATATAAATTTAGAAAATAAGATTTTTGAAGAATATAAAATAGTACCATTAATATTTTATAATGAAAATATAGCGTATTCTAAAAAAATATCAAATATTAAAATGGATGGTAATGGAAATATAGATTTTTCATCTATTCAATAA
- the gatB gene encoding Asp-tRNA(Asn)/Glu-tRNA(Gln) amidotransferase subunit GatB: protein MEFESVIGLEVHAELLTNTKIYCGCTTEFGGKPNTHVCPVCLGLPGSLPQLNKRVLELGIKAGLALNCEITKVGRMDRKNYFYPDCPKNYQITQDELPICRNGYIDIELESGEVKRIGIERIHIEEDAGKLLHTKRGTLVDFNRAGVPLIEVVSKPDIRTPEEATLYLTKLRSILSSAQISDCKMEEGSLRCDGNISIRERGTEPFGIRSEIKNMNSFKALEKALNYEFDRQVEAVTNGEALSVETRRWDETNNKTIVMRSKEQANDYRYFPEGDLVTLNVSDEWIEEIRNTIPELPYQKADRFVKEYGLPKYDAHVLTLTDSMADYFDECAKLSGDPKAASNWIMGDISRLMKEESTWIEDLKFSPKDLAELIEVIKEGTISSAIGKKVLEDMFAEGKSPKTIIDEKGLKQNNDEGAIRQLVNKVLDENPQVIEQYKSGRTRILGFAVGQVMKETKGQANPGIVNKLVTEEVEKR from the coding sequence ATGGAATTTGAATCAGTCATAGGATTAGAAGTTCATGCTGAACTTTTAACTAATACTAAAATATACTGTGGTTGTACAACAGAATTCGGAGGAAAACCTAATACTCATGTTTGTCCTGTATGTTTAGGTCTTCCTGGATCATTACCACAATTAAATAAAAGAGTTTTAGAGCTAGGAATAAAAGCAGGATTAGCTTTAAATTGTGAAATAACTAAAGTGGGAAGAATGGATAGAAAGAATTATTTCTACCCAGATTGTCCAAAGAATTATCAAATAACACAAGATGAATTACCAATATGCAGAAATGGATATATTGATATTGAACTTGAAAGTGGAGAAGTTAAGAGAATCGGAATAGAAAGAATTCATATAGAAGAAGATGCAGGTAAGTTATTACATACTAAAAGAGGTACATTAGTTGATTTCAATAGAGCAGGTGTACCGTTAATAGAAGTAGTATCTAAACCTGATATTAGAACTCCAGAAGAAGCTACACTATATCTTACAAAGCTTAGAAGCATATTAAGTTCTGCACAAATATCAGATTGTAAGATGGAAGAAGGTTCTTTAAGATGTGATGGAAATATTTCTATTAGAGAAAGAGGAACAGAACCATTTGGTATAAGATCAGAAATTAAGAATATGAATTCATTTAAAGCATTAGAAAAAGCATTGAATTACGAATTTGACAGACAAGTTGAAGCTGTAACTAATGGGGAAGCTTTAAGTGTTGAAACTAGAAGATGGGATGAAACAAATAATAAAACTATAGTTATGAGAAGTAAGGAACAAGCTAATGATTATAGATATTTCCCAGAAGGAGATTTAGTTACTTTAAATGTTTCTGATGAATGGATTGAAGAAATAAGAAATACAATTCCAGAACTTCCGTATCAAAAGGCAGACAGATTTGTAAAAGAATATGGTCTACCTAAATATGATGCTCATGTATTAACACTTACAGATTCAATGGCTGACTATTTTGATGAATGTGCTAAGTTATCAGGTGATCCTAAGGCAGCTTCAAACTGGATTATGGGAGATATCTCAAGACTTATGAAAGAAGAAAGTACTTGGATAGAAGATTTAAAATTCTCTCCTAAAGATTTAGCAGAATTGATAGAAGTAATCAAAGAAGGAACTATATCAAGTGCAATAGGTAAAAAAGTACTTGAGGATATGTTTGCAGAAGGAAAATCACCAAAGACTATAATTGATGAAAAAGGATTGAAACAAAATAATGATGAAGGTGCTATTCGTCAATTAGTTAATAAAGTTCTTGATGAAAATCCACAAGTTATTGAACAATACAAAAGTGGAAGAACTAGAATACTTGGATTTGCAGTTGGTCAAGTAATGAAAGAAACTAAGGGTCAAGCAAACCCAGGAATTGTTAATAAATTAGTTACTGAAGAAGTAGAAAAAAGATAA